A region from the Hyalangium gracile genome encodes:
- the ileS gene encoding isoleucine--tRNA ligase, with amino-acid sequence MSDTGAPTKDYKDTLNLPRTGFPIQGNLGKLEPRMLAWWAEQGIWARLLEKNAGGEPFVLPDGPPYANGHLHAGHALNKVLKDIVVKYRGLSGRRCDFIPGWDTHGLPIEQAVEKRLKEQKTDKRTLSRDAFLERCREYALEFVDIQKAEFQRLGVFGSWEAPYRTLDFAYEAQELRELATFARRGMLYRRKKPVYWCVYDGTALAEAEVEYEPHESPSVYVAFRAGPELAERFPSLKGRAVDFVIWTTTPWTLPANLAIAVNAGFEYVFYDAGERVLCVAKDLLAKVLAEVKADELVMKNARLPGGDVETVGFDDLRKVVAYASGEDLEHLTYRHPFLERTGKVVLGEHVTLEAGTGLVHTAPGHGQEDYEVGLKYGLDIYNPVRADGRYDETAGEGLQGLRVFDANPLIIDRLAERGALLNAKTDTVEHSYPHCWRCRNPIILSATSQWFIALDAPLPGGKTFRQQVLEEVDKVQWVPEWGHSRIRGMLEGRPDWCISRQRTWGVPIPIAYCEGCGEAVISPELMERVAAAVEKEGAGVWYRTPVKEFLGAQARCGSCGGSEFRRETDILDVWFDSACMFSAVLERRQRIPADLFLEGSDQHRGWFHSSMLVSVGTRDVSPYRACLTHGFVVDGQGEKMSKSKGNVIGPDKIIQKYGAEVLRLWVAASDYRNDVRLSDQILQGLSQGYAKIRNTLRYALGNLFDFEPARDAVPASELLPLDAWARGRLAEVVARVRRAYEAYEFHLVYATVVDFCAADLSAVYFDILKDRLYTTKAAGRARRSAQTVMHEVASSLLRLLAPVMSFTAEEAWQQLPGRPTESVFLAGLPEPVGAMEPALAERYAKLFAVRSAVQGVLEEARRERRIGASLEARVVLTASGKAREFLEANLGELPTLWIVSQVELAEQPGPQARTLSVAQALGEGAAVTAEVLSAKGAKCPRCWVYSEAVGQGGEVCPKCREALG; translated from the coding sequence ATGAGCGACACGGGCGCGCCGACGAAGGACTACAAGGACACCCTGAACCTCCCGCGGACCGGCTTCCCCATCCAGGGCAACCTGGGGAAGCTCGAGCCGCGGATGCTGGCGTGGTGGGCCGAGCAGGGCATCTGGGCCCGGCTGCTGGAGAAGAACGCGGGCGGTGAGCCCTTCGTGCTGCCGGACGGCCCGCCGTACGCCAACGGCCACCTGCACGCGGGCCACGCGCTCAACAAGGTGCTCAAGGACATCGTGGTGAAGTACCGCGGCCTGAGCGGGCGGCGGTGCGACTTCATCCCCGGCTGGGACACGCACGGGCTGCCCATCGAGCAGGCGGTGGAGAAGCGGCTGAAGGAGCAGAAGACGGACAAGCGCACCCTGTCGAGGGACGCGTTCCTGGAGCGGTGCCGCGAGTACGCGCTGGAGTTCGTGGACATCCAGAAGGCGGAGTTCCAGCGGCTGGGGGTGTTCGGCAGCTGGGAGGCGCCATACCGGACGCTGGACTTCGCGTACGAGGCGCAGGAGCTGCGCGAGCTGGCCACGTTCGCGCGGCGGGGGATGCTCTACCGGCGCAAGAAGCCGGTGTACTGGTGCGTGTACGACGGCACGGCGCTGGCCGAGGCGGAGGTGGAGTACGAGCCACACGAGAGCCCCTCGGTGTACGTGGCCTTCCGCGCGGGGCCGGAGCTGGCCGAGCGCTTCCCTTCGCTGAAGGGGCGCGCGGTGGACTTCGTCATCTGGACCACGACGCCGTGGACGCTGCCGGCCAACCTGGCCATCGCGGTGAACGCGGGCTTCGAGTACGTCTTCTACGACGCGGGCGAGCGCGTGCTCTGCGTGGCCAAGGACCTGCTGGCCAAGGTGCTGGCGGAGGTGAAGGCGGACGAGCTGGTGATGAAGAACGCCCGGCTGCCGGGTGGGGACGTGGAGACGGTGGGGTTCGACGACTTGCGCAAGGTGGTGGCCTACGCGAGCGGCGAGGACCTGGAGCACCTCACCTATCGGCACCCGTTCCTGGAGCGGACGGGGAAGGTGGTGCTGGGCGAGCACGTGACGCTGGAGGCGGGCACGGGGCTGGTGCACACGGCGCCGGGGCACGGCCAGGAGGACTACGAGGTCGGTCTGAAGTACGGGCTGGACATCTACAACCCGGTGCGCGCGGACGGGCGCTACGACGAGACGGCGGGCGAGGGGCTCCAGGGGCTGCGGGTGTTCGACGCCAACCCGCTCATCATCGACAGGCTGGCGGAGCGGGGCGCGCTGCTGAACGCGAAGACGGACACGGTGGAGCACAGCTATCCGCACTGCTGGCGGTGCCGCAACCCCATCATCCTCTCGGCGACGTCGCAGTGGTTCATCGCGCTGGACGCGCCGCTGCCGGGCGGGAAGACGTTCCGTCAGCAGGTGCTGGAGGAGGTGGACAAGGTGCAGTGGGTGCCCGAGTGGGGGCACAGCCGCATCCGAGGCATGCTGGAGGGGCGGCCGGACTGGTGCATCAGCCGGCAGCGGACCTGGGGTGTGCCCATCCCCATCGCCTACTGCGAGGGCTGCGGCGAGGCGGTCATCTCCCCGGAGCTGATGGAGCGCGTGGCGGCGGCGGTGGAGAAGGAGGGCGCGGGCGTGTGGTACCGCACGCCGGTGAAGGAGTTCCTGGGCGCGCAGGCGCGGTGTGGCTCGTGCGGCGGGAGCGAGTTCCGGCGCGAGACGGACATCCTGGACGTGTGGTTCGACTCGGCGTGCATGTTCTCGGCGGTGCTGGAGCGGCGCCAGCGCATCCCGGCGGACCTGTTCCTGGAGGGGAGTGATCAGCACCGGGGCTGGTTCCACTCGTCGATGCTGGTGTCGGTGGGTACGAGGGATGTGTCGCCCTACCGGGCCTGTCTCACGCACGGCTTCGTGGTGGACGGGCAGGGCGAGAAGATGTCCAAGAGCAAGGGCAACGTCATCGGCCCGGACAAGATCATCCAGAAGTACGGGGCGGAGGTGCTGCGGCTGTGGGTGGCCGCCAGTGACTACCGGAACGATGTCCGCCTGTCGGACCAGATCCTCCAGGGGCTGAGCCAGGGGTACGCGAAGATTCGCAACACGCTGCGCTACGCGCTGGGCAACCTCTTCGACTTCGAGCCGGCGAGGGACGCGGTGCCCGCGTCGGAGCTGCTGCCGCTGGACGCGTGGGCGCGGGGACGGCTGGCGGAGGTGGTGGCGCGGGTGCGCCGGGCCTACGAGGCCTACGAGTTCCACCTGGTGTACGCGACGGTGGTGGACTTCTGCGCGGCGGACCTGTCGGCGGTGTACTTCGACATCCTGAAGGACCGGCTGTACACGACGAAGGCGGCGGGGCGGGCCCGGCGCAGCGCGCAGACGGTGATGCACGAGGTGGCCTCCTCGCTCCTGCGGCTGCTGGCGCCGGTGATGAGCTTCACGGCGGAGGAGGCGTGGCAGCAGCTCCCGGGGCGGCCGACGGAGAGCGTCTTCCTGGCGGGCCTGCCCGAGCCCGTGGGAGCGATGGAGCCGGCGCTGGCGGAGCGCTACGCGAAGCTGTTCGCGGTGCGGAGCGCGGTGCAGGGCGTGCTGGAGGAGGCGCGACGGGAGAGGCGCATCGGCGCCTCGCTGGAGGCGCGGGTGGTGCTGACGGCGAGCGGCAAGGCGCGGGAGTTCCTCGAGGCGAACCTGGGAGAGCTGCCGACGCTGTGGATCGTCAGCCAGGTGGAGCTCGCGGAGCAGCCGGGGCCCCAGGCGCGGACGCTCTCGGTGGCGCAGGCCCTGGGGGAGGGCGCGGCGGTGACGGCCGAGGTGCTGTCCGCGAAGGGCGCGAAGTGCCCGCGCTGCTGGGTCTACTCGGAGGCGGTGGGGCAGGGCGGCGAGGTGTGCCCCAAGTGCCGGGAGGCCTTGGGCTGA
- a CDS encoding pilus assembly protein TadG-related protein, translated as MRPSLRQRGQTLVIFALTLLLLTLMVCMTLSIGMKAREKMELQTVADAAAYSQAVATARAFNGASLLNRAFMGHMVVMTGVESLISWSGYYRASLDGARQAYDVARAPYVALLPCCLPNSGCSQFCSCARQALQDISDAQDDLRTEDDNVENTWQGLDARAGHEARALQLGSISQAQRDAYTELERILTDASLAQRIADQANQGVISDITASTGASQVNTDEIKGDESCNGDGAFCTRRNAGNKNHFIYAAMGSRGYAFVTGREGGADPIKNKLQSVIPQRDIVNTLEDEGSGYFASTKNHSRRPSENGAVWGDDHGSLTLTFGRGQAPCPPTSIGNGSMEAHVKSNDLPNPEQDEHVWTGGSDAASGRDREHTMGNCTLCPGMWPPHADYNYKNVATAENAYGQPKNYAVIQRDLQSRNPDPWNLFFRFRFATTNNEFDNRGIRLSDGTDISRATALSAGIAYYHHRGGNGLQAWVEPPNFLNPFWRATLISAWVDRAGQDDVGRALDASGASFTREAYDALRGVGYAAW; from the coding sequence ATGAGGCCCTCCCTGCGCCAGCGAGGCCAGACGCTGGTCATCTTCGCGCTCACGCTGCTGCTGCTCACGCTGATGGTCTGCATGACGCTGTCCATCGGCATGAAGGCGCGCGAGAAGATGGAGCTGCAGACCGTCGCGGACGCGGCGGCCTACTCCCAGGCGGTGGCCACCGCGCGCGCCTTCAACGGCGCCTCCCTGCTCAACCGCGCCTTCATGGGCCACATGGTGGTGATGACGGGCGTGGAGAGCCTCATCTCCTGGAGCGGCTACTACCGCGCCAGCCTCGACGGCGCGCGGCAGGCCTACGACGTGGCGAGGGCGCCGTACGTCGCCCTGCTCCCGTGCTGCCTGCCCAACTCCGGCTGCTCGCAGTTCTGCTCCTGCGCCAGGCAGGCCCTGCAGGACATCAGCGACGCGCAGGATGATCTGCGGACCGAGGACGACAACGTGGAGAACACGTGGCAGGGCCTGGACGCGCGGGCCGGCCACGAGGCGCGGGCCCTGCAGCTCGGGTCCATCTCCCAGGCGCAGCGGGATGCCTACACCGAGCTGGAGCGGATCCTCACGGACGCGTCGCTGGCCCAGCGCATCGCCGACCAGGCCAACCAGGGCGTCATCAGCGACATCACGGCCAGCACGGGCGCCTCGCAGGTCAACACCGACGAAATCAAGGGCGACGAGAGCTGCAACGGCGATGGCGCCTTCTGCACGCGCCGCAACGCGGGCAACAAGAACCACTTCATCTACGCGGCCATGGGCTCGCGCGGCTACGCCTTCGTCACCGGCCGCGAGGGCGGAGCCGACCCCATCAAGAACAAGCTGCAGTCGGTGATCCCCCAGCGGGACATCGTCAACACCCTGGAGGACGAGGGCAGCGGCTACTTCGCCTCCACGAAGAACCACTCGCGCAGGCCCTCGGAGAACGGCGCCGTCTGGGGCGACGACCACGGCTCGCTGACCCTCACGTTCGGCCGGGGGCAGGCGCCCTGCCCGCCGACGTCCATCGGCAACGGCAGCATGGAGGCGCACGTGAAGAGCAACGACCTGCCGAACCCGGAGCAGGACGAGCACGTGTGGACTGGCGGCAGTGACGCCGCCAGCGGCCGCGACCGGGAGCACACGATGGGTAACTGCACCCTGTGCCCGGGTATGTGGCCGCCGCACGCGGACTACAACTACAAGAACGTGGCCACCGCGGAGAACGCCTACGGGCAGCCGAAGAACTACGCCGTCATCCAGCGCGACCTGCAGAGCCGCAACCCGGACCCGTGGAACCTCTTCTTCCGCTTCCGCTTCGCCACCACGAACAACGAGTTCGACAACCGGGGCATCCGCCTGTCGGACGGCACGGACATCTCCAGGGCCACCGCGCTCTCGGCGGGCATCGCCTACTACCACCACCGGGGTGGCAACGGGCTGCAGGCGTGGGTGGAGCCGCCCAACTTCCTCAACCCCTTCTGGCGCGCCACGCTCATCTCCGCGTGGGTGGACCGGGCGGGGCAGGATGACGTCGGCCGGGCGCTCGATGCCTCGGGCGCATCCTTTACTCGGGAAGCTTATGACGCCCTCAGGGGCGTGGGGTACGCGGCATGGTGA
- a CDS encoding TadE/TadG family type IV pilus assembly protein yields the protein MVSQRSRSKESGQAAVEAALTLPLTVFLVLGTLQLFMMLQGRIMAEYAAFQAVRAGSRNHGDCVPMMHAALAGLLPNVVSYMGGGGGQPGQKLAQAWSQRIGSPDNPDPKYQSGIDGNHTGPIFWMARERPLTGDVSGQEDAAFDDPRDLSGDPNNGGLRLEVRLVYWYALKIPFADWVISRMILAYFGLQDYNYANPLMLAERNAGWTAAGSPPTLDSLIRNELVSRVMSGEYVFPIHATYGMRMMTPAKSVHFSTQNCPGTPNGL from the coding sequence ATGGTTTCCCAACGCTCGCGGAGCAAGGAGTCCGGGCAGGCCGCAGTCGAGGCCGCCCTGACGCTCCCCCTCACCGTCTTCCTGGTCCTCGGAACGTTGCAGCTCTTCATGATGCTGCAGGGCCGCATCATGGCCGAGTACGCGGCCTTCCAGGCGGTCCGAGCCGGCTCGCGCAACCACGGCGACTGCGTGCCCATGATGCATGCGGCGCTCGCGGGGCTGCTGCCGAACGTCGTCTCCTATATGGGCGGTGGCGGCGGGCAGCCCGGGCAGAAGCTGGCGCAGGCCTGGAGCCAGCGCATCGGCAGCCCCGACAACCCCGATCCCAAGTACCAGTCGGGCATCGACGGCAACCACACCGGCCCCATCTTCTGGATGGCGCGCGAGCGGCCCCTGACGGGGGATGTGTCGGGGCAGGAGGACGCGGCCTTCGATGATCCGCGGGACCTGTCCGGCGACCCGAACAACGGCGGGCTGCGCCTGGAGGTGCGGCTGGTCTACTGGTACGCGCTGAAGATTCCCTTCGCCGACTGGGTGATCAGCCGGATGATTCTGGCCTACTTCGGCCTGCAGGACTACAACTACGCCAACCCGCTGATGCTGGCGGAGCGCAATGCCGGGTGGACGGCGGCGGGCTCGCCGCCCACGCTCGACTCGCTGATCCGCAACGAGCTCGTCAGCCGGGTGATGAGCGGGGAATACGTCTTCCCCATCCACGCCACCTACGGGATGCGGATGATGACGCCCGCCAAGAGCGTGCACTTCTCCACCCAGAACTGCCCGGGTACTCCCAATGGACTGTGA
- a CDS encoding TadE/TadG family type IV pilus assembly protein — protein MKTSFPVRRARGQAMVETALGVTVLVSIIAFGIYLSEVGFLSLKVQEAAVSALWDGTAGDMHIIPISYSQAGDSMDDAADNAEARYADFNGLSSVNVGGNITQVFTRGQNLTVDCDMGDGPEFRSSFPLLTLIYRDNEGTTCTAGADISAFGFPRSFLDNGSGALYQQRHLENSGANLRVCAAGRAVGGVCQGGYSMLVDDWGLAGRLESLPCNMLGQDMANIPCPNLPFYAAVRGAYEPSALLIPMSSYYMAEAVLAMPPPINEQQFWMSAANEETNFIQFPRIMGLKGNEMWTTSPGSLIGIDTFPYGISYVTRRANGNCFLGKDCD, from the coding sequence ATGAAGACCTCGTTCCCGGTTCGCCGCGCTCGCGGCCAGGCGATGGTGGAGACGGCCCTCGGCGTCACGGTGCTGGTCAGCATCATCGCCTTCGGCATCTACCTGTCCGAGGTGGGCTTCCTCTCGCTCAAGGTGCAGGAGGCGGCCGTCTCCGCCTTGTGGGATGGCACCGCTGGGGACATGCACATCATCCCCATCTCGTACTCGCAGGCCGGCGACTCGATGGATGACGCGGCCGACAACGCCGAGGCCCGCTACGCGGACTTCAACGGCCTGTCCTCCGTCAACGTCGGCGGCAACATCACCCAGGTCTTCACCCGCGGGCAGAACCTCACCGTCGACTGCGACATGGGCGATGGCCCCGAGTTCCGCAGCTCCTTCCCGCTGCTGACGCTCATCTACCGCGACAACGAGGGCACCACCTGCACGGCCGGCGCGGACATCTCCGCGTTCGGCTTCCCGCGCTCCTTCCTCGACAACGGCTCGGGCGCGCTCTACCAGCAGCGGCACCTGGAGAACTCCGGCGCCAACCTGCGCGTGTGCGCCGCCGGGCGCGCGGTGGGCGGCGTCTGCCAGGGGGGCTACTCCATGCTGGTGGATGACTGGGGGCTGGCCGGCCGCCTGGAGAGCCTGCCCTGCAACATGCTGGGTCAGGACATGGCCAACATCCCCTGTCCCAACCTGCCCTTCTACGCCGCGGTGCGAGGCGCCTATGAGCCCTCGGCCCTGCTCATCCCCATGAGCTCCTACTACATGGCGGAGGCGGTGCTGGCCATGCCGCCCCCCATCAACGAGCAGCAGTTCTGGATGAGCGCCGCCAACGAGGAGACCAACTTCATCCAGTTCCCCCGCATCATGGGCTTGAAGGGCAACGAGATGTGGACCACCTCGCCGGGCTCCCTCATCGGAATCGACACCTTCCCGTACGGCATCTCCTACGTGACTCGCCGGGCCAACGGGAACTGCTTCCTCGGAAAGGACTGCGACTGA
- a CDS encoding pilus assembly protein, which yields MRTLVPQRGQTLVLFALTLLLVSLMVVMTLSFSVKVRERIELQTVADATAFTNAVATARTFNNIAVLSRAQIAHGVAQLGAQSLISWTTLYRSYLAGAKKSFKDSQWPYELNRDIGCPCAWTNKLCAKMCKCGKKGVSDLKKLQSALQKEDTRVDKIFKSMDAAAGREVLYMQIAMLAMYAEQQEVFLRLKDKLEGQELADPILDKVSEGGNRAEWRAPPAGGSVSKDEVAGGAVCTGDGAVCDPLPLTVANSVNAAMGSRGWTFTTKRSYDMPHLINMLRVVRAPDIAIPHSGEGNAFFTQNGPMGLLPPYAPTAAAHDEGSVFTLYMHMANGGGLPCPPVMPGSVGPNQIKVDLKAGMMPQHRWMGGQDQSPFVHFLTPCTGGPSSCPGVWPAFLDYNVLQVADEGNNFGQPKNFAVIQRDSSQRGADPWNLEYSFQFTPTSPGTFDASLNDPMKNVATGFSTGVAYYHRGSAVPINVPVLGGDHWSEPPNLLNPYWRATLVAPDVDDDARQDAVRALNSSGAGEYGAAFDALIQQGYGGY from the coding sequence ATGCGCACTCTCGTTCCTCAGCGTGGGCAGACCCTGGTGCTGTTCGCCCTCACCCTGCTGCTGGTCTCTCTGATGGTGGTGATGACGCTCTCGTTCTCCGTCAAGGTGCGTGAGCGCATCGAGCTGCAGACGGTGGCGGACGCCACGGCCTTCACCAACGCGGTGGCCACCGCGCGCACCTTCAACAACATCGCCGTGCTCAGCCGCGCGCAGATTGCCCACGGCGTGGCGCAACTGGGCGCCCAGAGCCTCATCAGCTGGACGACGCTCTACCGCTCGTACCTGGCCGGCGCGAAGAAGTCCTTCAAGGACTCCCAGTGGCCCTATGAGCTCAACAGGGACATCGGCTGCCCCTGCGCGTGGACCAACAAGCTGTGCGCGAAGATGTGCAAGTGCGGCAAGAAGGGCGTGAGTGACCTGAAGAAGCTGCAGAGCGCCCTGCAGAAGGAGGACACCCGCGTCGACAAGATCTTCAAGAGCATGGACGCGGCGGCCGGGCGCGAGGTGCTCTACATGCAGATCGCCATGCTCGCCATGTACGCCGAGCAGCAGGAGGTGTTCCTCCGGCTGAAGGACAAGCTGGAGGGACAGGAGCTCGCCGACCCCATCCTGGACAAGGTCTCCGAGGGCGGAAACCGGGCCGAGTGGAGGGCGCCCCCGGCGGGTGGCTCCGTCTCCAAGGACGAGGTGGCTGGTGGCGCGGTGTGCACGGGGGATGGCGCGGTGTGTGATCCGCTGCCCCTCACGGTGGCCAACTCCGTCAACGCCGCCATGGGCAGCCGCGGGTGGACCTTCACCACCAAGCGCAGCTACGACATGCCCCACCTGATCAACATGCTGCGCGTCGTCCGGGCGCCGGACATCGCCATCCCCCACAGCGGCGAGGGCAACGCCTTCTTCACCCAGAACGGCCCCATGGGGCTGCTGCCTCCCTACGCGCCCACGGCCGCCGCGCATGACGAGGGCAGCGTCTTCACGCTCTACATGCACATGGCCAATGGCGGCGGCCTGCCGTGCCCGCCCGTCATGCCCGGCTCCGTGGGCCCCAACCAGATCAAGGTGGACCTGAAGGCGGGCATGATGCCGCAGCACAGGTGGATGGGGGGCCAGGACCAGAGCCCCTTCGTCCACTTCCTCACGCCGTGCACCGGCGGCCCGTCCAGCTGCCCGGGCGTGTGGCCCGCCTTCCTGGACTACAACGTGCTCCAGGTGGCCGACGAGGGCAACAACTTCGGCCAGCCCAAGAACTTCGCCGTCATCCAGCGCGACTCCAGCCAGCGCGGGGCGGACCCCTGGAACCTCGAGTACAGCTTCCAGTTCACCCCCACGAGCCCGGGCACGTTCGACGCCAGCCTGAATGATCCGATGAAGAACGTCGCCACGGGGTTCTCGACGGGCGTGGCCTACTACCACCGGGGCAGCGCCGTGCCCATCAACGTCCCCGTGCTCGGCGGCGACCACTGGAGCGAGCCGCCCAACCTCCTCAACCCCTACTGGCGCGCCACGCTCGTCGCGCCGGACGTGGACGATGATGCCCGGCAGGATGCGGTCCGGGCCCTGAACTCTTCGGGCGCCGGCGAGTACGGCGCTGCCTTCGATGCCCTCATCCAGCAGGGCTATGGGGGTTACTGA
- a CDS encoding TadE family protein, whose protein sequence is MNTLSPTRGSQSGQAAVEAALTLPLVVFLILGTMQMFLAFHARVLAHYAVFQATRAGSISHGDCMRMQDAAVLALLPSFRSFLGASTAGSSRPEKLANAFGEYKRNGHRFLPAADGGHDGSIVWIMRELGGNARSVSGSQDRGFDSPGHLMRLETRMVYWFPMKVPFANWVISRMFLARLGLEEYHAANPLLLAEKDAAWVQSPDGFSLPGAMASELMSRVGRQQYTLPIETTFTMRMMTPAKANRFASMNCPW, encoded by the coding sequence ATGAATACCTTGAGTCCTACACGTGGAAGCCAGTCGGGGCAGGCCGCGGTGGAGGCGGCGCTGACGCTGCCGCTGGTCGTGTTCCTCATTCTCGGCACGATGCAGATGTTCCTGGCGTTTCACGCGCGGGTGCTGGCGCACTACGCCGTCTTCCAGGCCACGCGCGCCGGCAGCATCTCGCACGGCGACTGCATGCGGATGCAGGACGCGGCGGTGCTGGCGCTGCTGCCCTCGTTCCGCTCCTTCCTGGGGGCCAGCACCGCGGGCTCGAGCCGTCCGGAGAAGCTGGCCAACGCCTTCGGCGAGTACAAGCGCAACGGCCACCGCTTCCTGCCCGCCGCGGACGGGGGCCATGACGGCAGCATCGTGTGGATCATGCGCGAGCTGGGCGGCAACGCGAGGAGCGTCTCCGGCTCCCAGGACCGCGGCTTCGACAGCCCCGGGCACCTCATGCGGCTCGAGACGCGCATGGTCTACTGGTTCCCCATGAAGGTCCCCTTCGCCAACTGGGTGATCAGCCGCATGTTCCTGGCGCGCCTGGGGCTGGAGGAGTACCACGCGGCCAATCCCTTGCTGCTGGCGGAGAAGGACGCCGCCTGGGTGCAGTCGCCGGACGGCTTCAGCCTGCCGGGCGCCATGGCCTCCGAGCTGATGTCCCGGGTGGGGCGCCAGCAGTACACCCTGCCCATCGAGACCACCTTCACCATGCGAATGATGACGCCTGCCAAGGCCAACCGCTTCGCATCGATGAACTGTCCCTGGTGA
- a CDS encoding sigma 54-interacting transcriptional regulator: MSTKAPHPDEIGTNPGPVAEFGADPTGEPPSHTLVLGGVATATTVKLHKCRLQVSAGPDEGRAVVTDKERLRVGAHPQNDLVLVEDRAASRHHFEIQYTERGYLLVDLNSTNGTFLDGRRIERAYLSANSQIRAGSSVITFSPIDEEVTIEPDREGELCGMVGQSVKMRQIFGLIKRIAPMDVSVIIQGETGTGKELVARAIHELSLRSRGPMVVLDCGAIPPNLIESELFGHEKGAFTGAVSSRPGAFERAAGGTIFLDELGELRLDLQPKLLRVLENREVRRVGGNDVIEVDCRVVAATNRDLVKEIAAGNFREDLYFRLSVIHIHLPPLRQRRDDIPNILKRALAEPEVVERHGRKRFSPEALGLLMSYAWPGNVRELVNVLSHVLTFSEGEEILPAHLPPRVRGQAREGPLPFNEHLSFKDAKEQLLENFEREYVTSVLARCEGNLSRAARESGLHRKSIERLVKKYQLDAKGMKPR; encoded by the coding sequence ATGAGTACCAAGGCCCCCCACCCGGATGAGATAGGCACCAACCCAGGACCGGTCGCCGAGTTCGGCGCCGATCCCACCGGCGAGCCCCCCAGCCACACGCTGGTGCTGGGCGGCGTGGCCACCGCCACCACCGTCAAGCTCCACAAGTGCCGGCTCCAGGTCTCCGCCGGGCCGGACGAGGGCCGCGCCGTCGTGACGGACAAGGAGCGCCTGCGCGTGGGCGCCCACCCCCAGAATGACCTGGTGCTGGTGGAGGACCGCGCCGCCAGCCGCCACCACTTCGAGATCCAGTACACCGAGCGCGGCTACCTGCTGGTGGACCTCAACTCCACCAACGGCACCTTCCTGGACGGCCGCCGCATCGAGCGCGCCTACCTCTCGGCCAACTCGCAGATTCGCGCCGGCTCCAGCGTCATCACCTTCTCGCCCATCGACGAGGAGGTGACCATCGAGCCCGACCGCGAGGGCGAGCTGTGCGGCATGGTGGGCCAGAGCGTGAAGATGCGGCAGATCTTCGGGCTCATCAAGCGCATCGCCCCCATGGACGTGTCGGTCATCATCCAGGGCGAGACGGGCACCGGCAAGGAGCTGGTGGCGCGCGCCATCCACGAGCTGTCGCTGCGCAGCCGCGGGCCCATGGTGGTGCTGGACTGTGGCGCCATTCCCCCCAACCTCATCGAGAGCGAGCTGTTCGGCCACGAGAAGGGCGCCTTCACCGGCGCGGTGTCCAGCCGGCCCGGCGCCTTCGAGCGCGCCGCCGGCGGCACCATCTTCCTGGACGAGCTGGGCGAGCTGCGCCTGGACCTGCAGCCCAAGCTGCTGCGCGTGCTGGAGAACCGCGAGGTGCGGCGCGTGGGCGGCAACGACGTCATCGAGGTGGACTGCCGCGTGGTGGCCGCCACCAACAGGGACCTGGTGAAGGAGATCGCCGCGGGCAACTTCCGCGAGGACCTGTACTTCCGCCTCTCCGTCATCCACATCCACCTGCCGCCGCTGCGCCAGCGCCGCGACGACATCCCCAACATCCTCAAGCGCGCGCTGGCCGAGCCCGAGGTGGTGGAGCGCCACGGCCGCAAGCGCTTCTCCCCCGAGGCCCTGGGGCTGCTGATGTCCTACGCGTGGCCGGGCAACGTGCGCGAGCTGGTCAACGTGCTCTCCCACGTTCTCACCTTCTCGGAAGGTGAGGAGATCCTCCCGGCGCACCTGCCCCCGCGCGTGCGCGGCCAGGCCCGCGAGGGGCCGCTGCCCTTCAACGAGCACCTCTCCTTCAAGGACGCCAAGGAGCAGCTGCTGGAGAACTTCGAGCGCGAGTACGTCACCAGCGTGCTCGCTCGGTGTGAGGGCAACCTCTCCCGCGCCGCGCGAGAGAGCGGCCTGCACCGCAAGTCCATCGAGCGGCTGGTGAAGAAGTACCAGCTCGACGCCAAGGGGATGAAGCCGCGCTGA